In Sander vitreus isolate 19-12246 chromosome 8, sanVit1, whole genome shotgun sequence, the genomic window CCAGTTACTTTTGTGCACTGTGTTAGTTTTATAGGTTGATAGTCAACCGGTGTATACCTGAGATGTGCAGCGGTCTGGTATGAATGTTTCCCGGGCTCAGCGGGCTCCCTGCAGAGGCCCGCTCCTCCAGCAAGCCATGATCTGCCCGACACAGTAACTCGTCGTCCCGCAGAGAGAACTCGTCGCCTGGCAGGAGGTGACGGCTGCAAACCGAGCACCGAAAGCACTCCATGTGATACACGTTGTCCCGAGCTCTCATCACCAGATCGCTGCTGCAGAAGCCCATGTTACACTTTGCACATTTGATGCCAAATAACCTGAAAAGGAGCACGGAGACTGTATTGGTCTCATGCAATAGCCCTAAAAGCTGTTACATTAAACGAATCTTGGTTCAAGTTCATGTTCAAAAGAAGCGTTAAAAACTGTGAGCTTCGGTCacaggaaaataataataatttaaaattaaacgaTTGCCTGCAACACAATTCTGATTCAGGTCTTTAAAGTTCATGATGCACAATTTTGCGCACTTTCATTTGCACACCCTGCACATTTGCCATTGAAGTGGACATGATAATATTATTTAAAATCGTCTCAGTTGCCCCTTTTATATCCACCACTTTCTTTTCTTATCAGCCCAACACATGGCCTCTGAAATTAGGAAAGGAAAACTCTGTTGAACTCCTACCTTGCATAATCTCTTTTACAGTAAGTCTTTCCGTCTCGGACGAAGCAAGTGCAGGTCTCGTCCAGGTACTGGCTGCACTCTGCACACTTGAGGCAGGCTGCATGCCATTCCAGGTCCGGGGAGACTCTCAGGATGTACTGGTCGTGTATCTGACTTCCACAGCCCACACACATTGCGATTCCCGACTTCTCTGTGAGGAGGGGAATGCATTAATGCAACACTGCGCGCGCTCTTTTAATCCCCATGACATCCCTGTTAAACCCCTTTCACCTTAAGGAGAGAAAATGTTGCGCGCGTATCACAACAAACATGTGGGTCCTTCCAGGAAAATTACAGTAATATTATAATGCGGCCACAGGAGCTAAAAATATCACCAATGAACTGCATGGGTCACTTTAAACGCACGAGCACCACCGTTACAATAACagtttattatataatatataatggcttttttgttttgttaggaCAGGTCAGTTGATCGTCCCTTTGTTGCAGATTTCGATATTATTCTGCAAATATCGAAATGAATCGAGCAATTAATCATCAAATATAAGAGATACGCCGGGCAGACTATGTcttaaaaaggaaattaaaaactCAGAACAAACCCCCATGACAATAAAGGAGTAGAAAGAGGAATAACTTACTTTTGGAATGATCCCCCATATCATCCAAGAAAGAAGTATTGAGTAAGATATCCACCATACAGAAGAAATAGCCCAGTGCAAGCCGAtagatggaggagaggagcgGCAGAGGAGACCGTCCTGTCCCTGGCTGGATGATAAACTTGTATTCCTCCACCGAGAGgtggagagaaaacaaagaTCCTCGACCAGTGACGTCTGCAAACCTGGACCTCTGTTGGTCCGGGGAGAGGGTGCCATGCAAATCTCCTCCTGGActtctgctctttttttctcttttgactCTTAGGACTGGCTGTGAGAGtcattttttcatctttttgtcCCACAGCGCTGCCGACCCATCTCTATTTCCTGAAAGCAACTTCCCTGTTAACTCACAATTGTAGGGGCTTATGTGTGATATCAAGTGTGACTTTAGATGCTATTGTTGTTATTTCCTTTGCTATCAAATTCCCTTAATAGGCTATTTATCTAGGAGGCTACGTGTTGTTTATGGTAGCTTATCCCTAAATATCACTGTGATATTGTGTTTtatagttgttttttgttgtttttggttagttatttttgaaaatctaTCATTTTATGTTTGGATTCCCTCCAAAATACAGCGTTGAACATGCACAAATGTTTAATATCACAGATTATGATTTTgcttattttataaataatgaaaacgatattattattattattattacattgctattattattattactattgtaattattcattttttggTAAGAGTCTGATTGTTTataataaaaacctttacaACTTTTCGTTTTTCTTTAGTTTCTGTTTGGTGTAAGTGACTTTAATATAGTTAACCGATAGTCTCACCCTACTGTAGAGAGCCCTCTACTGGATGAAATATCATACAGGCCTAGAGATCTTGGATCCACAAAGCGATCAATAAACTGTAGAATTTGAGATCTAAaaacagattattattttttcttgaGCGTATATTATCCATAACTTCGTATAGCCTACAGGGGCTTCACATTTTGTGATTGATAGTTGATAGAAAGCCCTGACGACAAATagctaaatactgtaaatatgaaggACACGATGCATGACTCTTTCCCATCACCTACACGGCATTATTATTGAATAGAgtaaaagagacagagggaaggagtgtgtgtgagagagcatgAGCACAATCGAGAAAGAGAAAATCACATAACATGCGTTCAAAGCAAATAATGGGccaggtttatttttttttcagttttctcttcttttttcttgccCCCTCTGCTCTCTCACAGGCAGAAACATGCAGCCCACTATAAACACAAAGGGCTTATGCCTGCAGTTGAATCAAATGTTGGCTACTAGATCCAACAGACCTGAAAGACTTTCATGCATGTATCAGGTATTTATAGAGCCTATAGATTCACGAGGAAAAGGTTATGGCCTaaaaaaatctttcaaaacATTCTAGGATTATGCTATTacgtttttaaaaagaaatatttgatTAAATATTGACGTGCGCTTCACTATGTAGCCTAGCCTAATTCAATAGCCTACtgtttaataataattcaataaaaaaagtatCTTTCTACACAGAAGAACTTAAAAAAACGAAAGATTTATTTCACATATTGGATTTTTCATGTATTTGCAACTAGATATGTGCAATAACATTATTTATGAAAATTAGGCTAATGATATTTGTTGGTCTTTAGCGTATTTGTTACCGGATTAATTGTACTGATTTAAAAGACAATTTAGTTGCTGTAACAGTTGCACTATGATTAAAATCAGAATAGAAAAATAAGCTTTCCAACGAGGATCTAAGCGGTTTCCTACTTTATTTAGTCTCCGACGGACAAATTGAAATATTTCACCCCTAAAATAACTTTAATGCCTGTTATAGTTATTgctagacctatctccacagcgatGTGTCATATTACTGTTATGAATCAATACATCGTAAATGTTTCCATATGTTTAActtattataataaaacatcaagcTGCTGTTTATTTTTGATTAAGTTTTGcagttgttttatttgttgccAAATTGTCGTAGAGAAAGGCAACAGACCGGAAGTTATGTTCTAAATCTCGCGAGAACTCTTCGCTAACGTCAGATTACCTTTGACACAGTTTTATTCCTGCAGCACTGAGGAACAAGCAGCCAGAAGGGTCCAAGATGAACAGAGCTTTTAACAAAACAAGTCTGAAACAGTTGGTAAGAGTCTGGCAGTTATAACTGAATAACACTTAACACAAATATTGTATCGATCTGTTAACGTAGCTATAGCAGACGAGCAGAAGAGCATGACACACACGtcacttagctagctagctagctcactAGTGTTTTGCAGCAGttgctagcttgctagctaAATTAGACATAATGCAAGTCGTGCTCGTCTGGCAAGCCGCGGTTTTATTTGTGAATGTGTGCGTTACAGCGTTGTTTGACTTGACAGACAAAACGTATACATCGTGATAAAGCAAGAATGTACGTTAACATTTTTGTgtatgagctagctagcttgtgGGAGCATAGCTAGCCTAGCAGTTATGAAACCTCGTAACGATGAACAGCAGTTACCAAACTGTGAAACTGTCATTGGCGCAGCAGCTGTTCCCAAAGTGCTACCTAAGGCTTTTAATATTCCGTGATACGTGTAGCTGTATATACTAGTTTATTAAGTAACCAAGCATGTGGTTATGTTATGTTTTCTCGACTTGTTTGACTTCCTTTAAATGACCTTCATAAACTGATGGTGTTAAGTCATGTCCAGATGAGTCTGGTACTATCCTGTTTTACTTTGATAGAGCCTGATGCAGCTGGTTCAGAGGTTGACAagcaattcaattgtatttatgtgACAGGCTGTTCACAACGTGGCACCACCAGATCTCTGGTTTTACTGATGCATGAGTGCATTGAATACTGAGATGTTGACATTTCTTCCATCAGACTGGTGTCCTCCAAAGGTTTCAAAGCACATTGGTGGTTGTAGAGCACAACAATGACAAGCTGACCCCTATTACACTCAATGCCATCACTGCCGCAAGTAAGCTGGGCGGAGAAGTGTCTTGTCTGGTGGCTGGAACAAACTGTGCAACGGTAGGCAAAGCTTTTTAGATTGGCCTGCTTAAGGGGTCACTAAACGTTTTGTATTTGTGATGTAATGTAGATGTTATTTTGGCATCACCATACTGAATCAATATatggataaataaaaacacactagTGAAAAATGTATATACTGCATTTGAACATAAGCTACATTGAGACAAGAAGGCAATATAGAAGGTGGGCAGGAAAccttgatacatttttttgtcttctcaGGTTGTAGAGCAAATCAGCAAAGTACAAGGTGTGAAGAAGGTTCTGGTTGCTCAACATGATTCTTACAAAGGTTCCCTGCCAGGTATGTAACACGAAAGAAACTTGATGCCTATTGTTAATTTAACTTTCACTCACAGAGCAAATATATACTGAACatgcatgttgttgtttttgcaaaCAAACTGCTTATTATTTGCTGAGTCATCACATGCAGTGCTTGACTTGCTCAAGGGCATCTTGGTAGTAGTAACTGAGGGAGGGGagatagtttatttatttttttaggggTGCACggttcagaaaatgtcactattcaaaatcgattttcaggctcaagatttgatttaaaaatcGATTTTATATTCGAAAACGATTCtcgataaaaacaaaacacgaTTCACAGTCTGTAAATGTAcctttcccatgtgattgcagtagacatacaaaaaaaaaatatatatatatataaataaatggattTTTGTAATTCtatgaatcggtagagcttgaatcgcgattcaaatgtgaatcgattttttttttttgcacacccctattgtttttaatttgatccCTGCTGGTATGTCAAAGCTGGACAGGAGTGGCTCAGCTGCAGCCATAGCCAGGCCTATAGGCTACCTGATTTTGGTTCAACTTTctgattctctctcttttttccccagAGGAGTTGACTCCACTTATCCTGGAAACGCAAAAGAAATTCAATTTCACCCACATCTGTGCTGGTGCGTCTGCCTTCGGAAAGGTAAGTCATGGACAAGAGTGgtaccttttttataatttgaaATTATATATGttgaaatgcattttattttcttatcgCTAGTCAATATGAGTTTCTATTCTACCAAAAATTAGAAGATCATGCTTCAAATATCTTAATTTTTCGAAGTATCCTACaatccacaaaactctctgtcAGTCTATCAGTCTATGAACTTTAGTCGTTCTTTCTCCTCTTGATTCTAAAGCAAGGTTGATTATCACGTATTTCCCTGCTTATTCGCCATTTTGTTCTGCAGAACCTGCTTCCCAGAGTGGCGGCCAAGTTGGATGTTGCTCCAGTTTCGGATATCATTGAGATCAAGTCTCCAGACACTTTTGTCAGAACCATTTATGCTGGTAAGTACTGTTATCAGGGTAAAGAagtaacaaatgttttttttttttgtttttttttaatcttctcaTTAATTCTTGATTAGTATTGACGTgcttcagaaaaagtgtttaATCATGTTACTTGGATTTGGCACAACCTTAATATGTCACAGATATAACTTAAACACTAGTCAGTTTTTGCAACAGGAAGTTTTCATTGATGATATCGTTGTGCTTTTAAAATATTGCATGTTAATACTATTTTGATTACACAGGAAATGCTCTCAGCACTGTGAAATGCAACGAGCCGATCAAAGTCTTCACGGTCAGAGGGACATCCTTTGAGGCAGCTCCAACGGAGGGAGGAAGTGCTGCATCAGAAGATGGTACAGTATCTTACAGATCCATCCAGAGGGCTCTGAGACAGTACTGACTTTATTATGGATGTTTTAGTATTGATTACCTTTGTGGGGTAATGATGATGAACTACTtttgatgttgtttttataaagaCAAAAGATACAGTATACCACAACGAAACAACTACAAATGTTATTTGTTTAacattacacattttattttaatactaTGTCCCTTTTTGTCATTTCTGATCCCCTTATCTGTTGACTGCAGTTGCTGCTCCTTCTCCCGCTGGAATTTCTGAGTGGCTGGAACAGAGTCTGACAAAGAGCGACCGTCCGGATCTGACCAGCGCTAAAGTTGTGGTGTCAGGAGGTCGGAAATCGTTTTGTGTTCTCAATTACAAATTATGGCCATGGATATGTCACCACTTTCTGTGTTTCTAGTAGTTCGTTGGGGTTTGTTGAGGATTCATTAGCgtgtgcttttaaaaaaagaaagaaaagaagtttGACaaatggtgtgttttttttttcctaggaAGGGGCTTGAAGAGTGGAGATAACTTCAAGCTACTTTATGACCTTGCTGACAAAATGAACGCTGCAGGTAGAGTAtgggtttttcattttgtgttagCAATAACCTtaatttttacctttttaatcttttgtaCTAAAGTAGAGTTTAAATTGCataatattccttttttttcccagttGGTGCATCCAGAGCAGCAGTGGATGCTGGGTATGTCCCCAATGACTTGCAGGTTGGACAGACGGGCAAGATTGTAGCACCGGTAAGATATTAGTTTTCTGAAGTGGTTATTTGGATTTATGTTGACTCGTCCAGCAAATCAAGAAAGTAATCAATGGAAAGTTTTAAGTAGCAAAATGTAAACGGTTACCTTCAAAATCATGTTCAAAGGCGCAAAACACTTTTGACAAATGCATGTTTGCCTTTTCACAGAATGGTTGCAATTCAGTATAATGAGGCTGGCTGCTCTGCCCTTTTAAAAAGTTTAACTTCCCATTATGCGATTCAGCCGGGTTACCCCGGCTGTGATTACCCACACATTAGGCCCTGCAAAATGTACTTGATGGCACATTTAGGGCCCTAAATGATTTAGCTGGTCCATTAAAGCAGAGTGCAGTGGATGTCTGGTCAGAGCCTCGGGCCAGGCCAGACTGTTCAAATTGGATTTTCCAAATGCTTGTTGAATTAGGCTAAGTTGATTACATATCATTTAAAtcttgattttgtttgtttttatcaccCTACCAatctaaaaatgttgtgcaaaatttactttttatttacatgcaTACGTGTAAGATAATCTCTTCTCTGCTGATTTAAAAGTACAATTTATCATCACACAGCTTAGTGTAAACATCAGAATCCAGTGTCTTTGAACAGTAGTTAGTCTCTGAATAGAATGTGTTAGAAACAGCTTGACAGTGTTGGAGTGTAGTTGTAACATGCAGGTCACATCGACACTCTTTCCACTGCTAGTTTATTAAATCCAGACATCTATTGATTGATTTCACTGATCTAGGGATggtgttaaaatgtttaatgaacCACACACTTTGGatattttagtaaaaaaaaaaaaaaaaaaaaaaaaaatcagtttggAATGGCCAAAAGCACCTTGCTTGAACTGTCCTTTCTCATGAGTTTTCATCATCCCATATTTATGTTTAGCTTTATAAACTGATCATGTAAGAGTGTACACTTTCAGATTGTGTATCTTTATGCATTTTCTGCAGTTATGAGACACTGTTATGTTCACACTGCTCTTCTGAGACGtaagctgcaacattaaataaGCACTGAAATATTCATATGGCAGAGATGGTTTTCCCAGCGGGTTTGGGGAGATATGCGGACGGCTGACCCTTTGCACGCTCGCCCCAGCAGCACACTCTGATACATTACACACTTGTGGTCATTATACCATCAGTCAGCTCTGCTGTACTGTAGTTCTGAAGTGTACCTTTTCCAAAGGCCGGCGATTACACTTTATGTCTTCAAGCAAGTAAcctttgtttggttttcttcTGTTTGTGTCCACAGGATTTGTACATTGCTGTTGGTATCTCTGGAGCTATTCAACACCTGGCTGGAATGAAAGACAGCAAGGTAAAGTCACTGGAACCACATATAAGGATTTCCCAACCTCCCCTTttgtacaatttttttttttctatgcattttcttttacctgttttttcccccattaaagcaacactaaagcacttttcccactttggtccccctacaggttggaagcggaattgtccattacattacattatgcaagtttgccagatcgggtagtggatctgtagttcgaatgagacattacgacagcggtaatggacaattccgcttccaacctgtaggggtgccgaagcgggaaaagagctttagtgttgctttaactctCTTGAGTTTGGTCACATACATTTGGCAGAATTTGTAAAAACAGCTGTTGCCTTACTACAAAGGTATTAGTACCACGTGAAATAACAGTTGGAAGTTGCATGTCTGCATTTCCATATGTTACACACAATGAATACACAGCACCCACAAACATAACTCTGGTTGCCCTACCCTTTGTCATGATGTATGgatgtttctgtattttttgcAATTAAGAACTAAATGTTAGGCTGTTGTCATTAAACATGacatttctgtgacattgtgcATTAAAGTCTAAATTGTTATTAGATAAGCAATCATTGTTTCTGTGCTTTTGGTTAAGCATAAGACACAGGCAGTTAACATTTTACGCagctaaacatgtttttttatttttttatttagactaTTGTTGCCATCAACAAGGACCCAGAGGCTCCAATTTTC contains:
- the etfa gene encoding electron transfer flavoprotein subunit alpha, mitochondrial; this encodes MNRAFNKTSLKQLTGVLQRFQSTLVVVEHNNDKLTPITLNAITAASKLGGEVSCLVAGTNCATVVEQISKVQGVKKVLVAQHDSYKGSLPEELTPLILETQKKFNFTHICAGASAFGKNLLPRVAAKLDVAPVSDIIEIKSPDTFVRTIYAGNALSTVKCNEPIKVFTVRGTSFEAAPTEGGSAASEDVAAPSPAGISEWLEQSLTKSDRPDLTSAKVVVSGGRGLKSGDNFKLLYDLADKMNAAVGASRAAVDAGYVPNDLQVGQTGKIVAPDLYIAVGISGAIQHLAGMKDSKTIVAINKDPEAPIFQVADYGLVADLFKAVPEMTKALDK